Proteins co-encoded in one Melitaea cinxia chromosome 13, ilMelCinx1.1, whole genome shotgun sequence genomic window:
- the LOC123658873 gene encoding neugrin, producing MFALSAKRLFYACDNFLIRSFITGTKLEYPRGNPGIENRLKAFRQDGIKIREDNVEEYIEESESSFYNVDDTYDQHLNETLMGKHELRGHIVKEKYFKENMPNLLTWSEKEQIRHLASTQPQEWTPQKLAESFPVTENVVKKLLKYPWKPATEQRIARHDASAMRNWKELKEGTLDIPESLRQHFLKFSERTIPPLNRKSIKLDISQETIGEFEEIVKRENNNEKAASNNIDHDSGESNTTKNEKPNIKSDFRRVTLDELANKIKSRLDQGLNVDVPDRIIADSLTTYEKSDNTQDNSKEVELVQTTSKDNQLTQFKENDKDVIGVNYPERIRIPKKAFKKGATYKMNDCFYDDDGRFLYRVIGMSNNKN from the exons ATGTTTGCTCTTAGCGCCAAACGTCTTTTTTATGCGTGTGACAATTTTCTAATTCGAAGTTTTATAACCGGTACAAAGTTAGAGTATCCTCGAGGAAACCCTGGTATAGAGAATAGGTTAAAAGCATTTCGACAAGACGGCATTAAGATTCGAGAGGATAATGTCGAAGAATACATTGAGGAGTCGGAAAGCAGCTtttataat gTGGATGATACTTATGATcaacatttaaatgaaacactAATGGGGAAACATGAATTGCGTGGACACATAGTAaaagaaaagtattttaaagaaaacatgCCAAATCTTTTAACTTGGAGTGAAAAGGAACAAATCAGGCACCTTGCTTCCACACAACCTCAAGAATGGACACCTCAGAAACTTGCTGAAAGTTTTCCTGTTACAGAAAATGTTGTAAAG aaattactaaaatatccATGGAAACCGGCAACAGAACAAAGAATAGCTCGTCATGATGCATCAGCTATGAGAAACTGGAAGGAGTTGAAGGAGGGTACATTAGATATACCCGAAAGCTTACGACAACACTTTCTCAAATTCTCAGAAAGAACTATACCACCACTTAATAGAAAGTCTATTAAATTAGATATTTCTCAGGAAACAATAGGTGAATTTGAAGAAATTGTAAAAAGAGAGAACAATAATGAGAAAGCTGCATCTAATAATATAGATCATGATAGTGGTGAATCAAATACAACAAAGAATGAGAAACCAAATATTAAATCAGATTTTAGAAGAGTAACTTTGGATGAattagcaaataaaataaaaagtcgcTTAGATCAGGGACTAAATGTAGATGTGCCAGACAGAATTATTGCAGATTCCTTAACAACTTATGAAAAATCAGATAACACACAAGACAATAGTAAGGAAGTTGAATTAGTGCAAACAACAAGTAAAGATAATCAATTAACGcaatttaaagaaaatgatAAAGATGTTATTGGGGTGAATTATCCAGAAAGAATTAGGATCCCAAAGAAGGCTTTTAAGAAAGGAGCAACTTATAAAATGAATGATTGTTTTTATGACGACGATGGTAGATTTCTTTATAGAGTAATAGGCATgtccaataataaaaattaa